The following are from one region of the Hemiscyllium ocellatum isolate sHemOce1 chromosome 26, sHemOce1.pat.X.cur, whole genome shotgun sequence genome:
- the rbbp5 gene encoding retinoblastoma-binding protein 5 isoform X1 — MNLELLESFGQNYPEEADGTLDCISMALTCTFNRWGTLLAVGCNDGRIVIWDFLTRGIAKIISAHIHPVCSLCWSRDGHKLVSASTDNIVSLWDVLSGDCDQRFRFPSPVLKVQFHPRDQNRVLVCPMKCAPVLLTLSDSKHVVLPVDDDSDLNVVASFDRRGEYIYTGNAKGKILVLKTDSQDLVASFRVTTGTSNTTAIKSIEFARKGSCFLINTADRIIRVYDGREILTCGRDGEPEPMQKLQDLVNRTPWKKCCFSGDGEYICAGSARQHALYMWEKSIGNLVKILHGTRGELLLDVAWHPVRPIIASISSGVVSIWAQNQVENWSAFAPDFKELDENVEYEERESEFDIEDEDKSEPEQTGGDAAEDEEVDVTSVDPIAAFCSSDEEFEDCKALLYLPISPEVEDPEENPYGPPPEAVQTPGADDLNNPDKKRQASTDGSQPPKKKPKMTTIELQGVPCDEVHPLLGVKGDGKSKKKQAGRPKGTKGKEKDFIKSKAFKGDRGQPLEGAVKGKELAEVAEPPAGGGVISDLL; from the exons atgaaccTGGAGCTGCTGG AGTCCTTTGGACAGAACTACCCAGAG GAGGCGGATGGAACTCTGGACTGTATCAGCATGGCCCTCACCTGTACCTTTAACAGGTGGGGTACCTTGCTTGCTGTGGGGTGTAACGACGGTCGCATTGTCATTTGGGACTTCCTGACGAGGGGTATTGCCAAAATCATCAGCGCACACATCCATCCAGTTTGTTCATTATG TTGGAGTCGCGATGGGCACAAACTAGTCAGTGCGTCGACCGATAACATTGTGTCGCTGTGGGACGTTCTGTCTGGAGATTGTGACCAGAGGTTCCGATTTCCTTCACCAGTTCTCAAAGTGCAGTTCCATCCCAGAGATCA GAACAGGGTCCTTGTCTGCCCGATGAAATGTGCTCCAGTGTTATtaactctctctgactctaagcaCGTGGTTCTACCTGTAGATGATGATTCAGATCTTAATGTTGTGGCATCTTTTGACCGACGAGGAGAATATATTTACACAGGGAATGCCAAGGGAAAG ATCTTAGTTCTAAAGACTGATTCACAAGATCTGGTAGCCTCATTCAGAGTCACAACAGGCACTAGTAACACCACGGCGATCAAATCTATCGAATTTGCGAGGAAAGGGAG CTGCTTTCTAATAAACACAGCAGACAGAATCATCCGAGTATATGACGGTCGGGAGATCTTGACATGTGGGCGAGATGGGGAGCCCGAACCAATGCAGAAGCTGCAGGACTTGGTGAACAG GACTCCCTGGAAGAAATGTTGTTTCTCTGGTGATGGGGAGTACATCTGTGCTGGATCAGCACGGCAGCACGCGCTCTACATGTGGgagaaaagcattggaaacttggtgAAGATTCTTCATGGCACCCGAGGAGAGCTGTTGTTGGATGTAGCA TGGCACCCTGTCCGACCGATCATAGCCTCGATATCCAGTGGAGTCGTGTCTATTTGGGCTCAGAACCAAGTG GAAAACTGGAGTGCATTCGCTCCAGACTTCAAAGAGTTAGACGAGAATGTTGAATACGAAGAGAGAGAATCTGAGTTTGATATTGAAGATGAAGATAAGAGCGAGCCTGAACAGACTG GTGGCGATGCGGCTGAGGATGAAGAGGTTGATGTCACATCCGTCGATCCTATTGCTGCTTTTTGTAGCAG TGATGAAGAGTTTGAAGACTGCAAAGCTCTCCTCTACCTCCCAATATCTCCAGAAGTGGAGGATCCTGAAGAGAATCCCTATGGACCACCTCCTGAAGCAGTGCAG ACCCCAGGAGCTGATGACCTGAACAATCCGGATAAGAAACGACAGGCGTCCACTGATGGGTCACAGCCGCCAAAGAAGAAACCCAAGATGACGACTATTGAGCTGCAAGGAGTTCCGTGTGATG AAGTTCACCCGTTGCTGGGTGTGAAGGGCGATGGCAAGTCGAAGAAAAAGCAAGCAGGCCGGCCAAAAGGAACGAAAGGTAAAGAGAAAGATTTCATTAAGTCGAAAGCCTTCAAAGGGGACAGAGGTCAGCCTTTGGAAGGAGCAGTGAAGGGCAAGGAGCTAGCGGAGGTGGCTGAGCCACCCGCAG GAGGAGGTGTTATTTCTGACCTGCTGTAA
- the rbbp5 gene encoding retinoblastoma-binding protein 5 isoform X2: MNLELLESFGQNYPEEADGTLDCISMALTCTFNRWGTLLAVGCNDGRIVIWDFLTRGIAKIISAHIHPVCSLCWSRDGHKLVSASTDNIVSLWDVLSGDCDQRFRFPSPVLKVQFHPRDQNRVLVCPMKCAPVLLTLSDSKHVVLPVDDDSDLNVVASFDRRGEYIYTGNAKGKILVLKTDSQDLVASFRVTTGTSNTTAIKSIEFARKGSCFLINTADRIIRVYDGREILTCGRDGEPEPMQKLQDLVNRTPWKKCCFSGDGEYICAGSARQHALYMWEKSIGNLVKILHGTRGELLLDVAWHPVRPIIASISSGVVSIWAQNQVENWSAFAPDFKELDENVEYEERESEFDIEDEDKSEPEQTGGDAAEDEEVDVTSVDPIAAFCSSDEEFEDCKALLYLPISPEVEDPEENPYGPPPEAVQTPGADDLNNPDKKRQASTDGSQPPKKKPKMTTIELQGVPCDEVHPLLGVKGDGKSKKKQAGRPKGTKGKEKDFIKSKAFKGDRGQPLEGAVKGKELAEVAEPPAGNAGPSC, translated from the exons atgaaccTGGAGCTGCTGG AGTCCTTTGGACAGAACTACCCAGAG GAGGCGGATGGAACTCTGGACTGTATCAGCATGGCCCTCACCTGTACCTTTAACAGGTGGGGTACCTTGCTTGCTGTGGGGTGTAACGACGGTCGCATTGTCATTTGGGACTTCCTGACGAGGGGTATTGCCAAAATCATCAGCGCACACATCCATCCAGTTTGTTCATTATG TTGGAGTCGCGATGGGCACAAACTAGTCAGTGCGTCGACCGATAACATTGTGTCGCTGTGGGACGTTCTGTCTGGAGATTGTGACCAGAGGTTCCGATTTCCTTCACCAGTTCTCAAAGTGCAGTTCCATCCCAGAGATCA GAACAGGGTCCTTGTCTGCCCGATGAAATGTGCTCCAGTGTTATtaactctctctgactctaagcaCGTGGTTCTACCTGTAGATGATGATTCAGATCTTAATGTTGTGGCATCTTTTGACCGACGAGGAGAATATATTTACACAGGGAATGCCAAGGGAAAG ATCTTAGTTCTAAAGACTGATTCACAAGATCTGGTAGCCTCATTCAGAGTCACAACAGGCACTAGTAACACCACGGCGATCAAATCTATCGAATTTGCGAGGAAAGGGAG CTGCTTTCTAATAAACACAGCAGACAGAATCATCCGAGTATATGACGGTCGGGAGATCTTGACATGTGGGCGAGATGGGGAGCCCGAACCAATGCAGAAGCTGCAGGACTTGGTGAACAG GACTCCCTGGAAGAAATGTTGTTTCTCTGGTGATGGGGAGTACATCTGTGCTGGATCAGCACGGCAGCACGCGCTCTACATGTGGgagaaaagcattggaaacttggtgAAGATTCTTCATGGCACCCGAGGAGAGCTGTTGTTGGATGTAGCA TGGCACCCTGTCCGACCGATCATAGCCTCGATATCCAGTGGAGTCGTGTCTATTTGGGCTCAGAACCAAGTG GAAAACTGGAGTGCATTCGCTCCAGACTTCAAAGAGTTAGACGAGAATGTTGAATACGAAGAGAGAGAATCTGAGTTTGATATTGAAGATGAAGATAAGAGCGAGCCTGAACAGACTG GTGGCGATGCGGCTGAGGATGAAGAGGTTGATGTCACATCCGTCGATCCTATTGCTGCTTTTTGTAGCAG TGATGAAGAGTTTGAAGACTGCAAAGCTCTCCTCTACCTCCCAATATCTCCAGAAGTGGAGGATCCTGAAGAGAATCCCTATGGACCACCTCCTGAAGCAGTGCAG ACCCCAGGAGCTGATGACCTGAACAATCCGGATAAGAAACGACAGGCGTCCACTGATGGGTCACAGCCGCCAAAGAAGAAACCCAAGATGACGACTATTGAGCTGCAAGGAGTTCCGTGTGATG AAGTTCACCCGTTGCTGGGTGTGAAGGGCGATGGCAAGTCGAAGAAAAAGCAAGCAGGCCGGCCAAAAGGAACGAAAGGTAAAGAGAAAGATTTCATTAAGTCGAAAGCCTTCAAAGGGGACAGAGGTCAGCCTTTGGAAGGAGCAGTGAAGGGCAAGGAGCTAGCGGAGGTGGCTGAGCCACCCGCAG GAAATGCTGGTCCCTCATGCTGA
- the rbbp5 gene encoding retinoblastoma-binding protein 5 isoform X4 → MNLELLESFGQNYPEEADGTLDCISMALTCTFNRWGTLLAVGCNDGRIVIWDFLTRGIAKIISAHIHPVCSLCWSRDGHKLVSASTDNIVSLWDVLSGDCDQRFRFPSPVLKVQFHPRDQNRVLVCPMKCAPVLLTLSDSKHVVLPVDDDSDLNVVASFDRRGEYIYTGNAKGKILVLKTDSQDLVASFRVTTGTSNTTAIKSIEFARKGSCFLINTADRIIRVYDGREILTCGRDGEPEPMQKLQDLVNRTPWKKCCFSGDGEYICAGSARQHALYMWEKSIGNLVKILHGTRGELLLDVAWHPVRPIIASISSGVVSIWAQNQVENWSAFAPDFKELDENVEYEERESEFDIEDEDKSEPEQTGGDAAEDEEVDVTSVDPIAAFCSSDEEFEDCKALLYLPISPEVEDPEENPYGPPPEAVQTPGADDLNNPDKKRQASTDGSQPPKKKPKMTTIELQGVPCDEVHPLLGVKGDGKSKKKQAGRPKGTKGNAGPSC, encoded by the exons atgaaccTGGAGCTGCTGG AGTCCTTTGGACAGAACTACCCAGAG GAGGCGGATGGAACTCTGGACTGTATCAGCATGGCCCTCACCTGTACCTTTAACAGGTGGGGTACCTTGCTTGCTGTGGGGTGTAACGACGGTCGCATTGTCATTTGGGACTTCCTGACGAGGGGTATTGCCAAAATCATCAGCGCACACATCCATCCAGTTTGTTCATTATG TTGGAGTCGCGATGGGCACAAACTAGTCAGTGCGTCGACCGATAACATTGTGTCGCTGTGGGACGTTCTGTCTGGAGATTGTGACCAGAGGTTCCGATTTCCTTCACCAGTTCTCAAAGTGCAGTTCCATCCCAGAGATCA GAACAGGGTCCTTGTCTGCCCGATGAAATGTGCTCCAGTGTTATtaactctctctgactctaagcaCGTGGTTCTACCTGTAGATGATGATTCAGATCTTAATGTTGTGGCATCTTTTGACCGACGAGGAGAATATATTTACACAGGGAATGCCAAGGGAAAG ATCTTAGTTCTAAAGACTGATTCACAAGATCTGGTAGCCTCATTCAGAGTCACAACAGGCACTAGTAACACCACGGCGATCAAATCTATCGAATTTGCGAGGAAAGGGAG CTGCTTTCTAATAAACACAGCAGACAGAATCATCCGAGTATATGACGGTCGGGAGATCTTGACATGTGGGCGAGATGGGGAGCCCGAACCAATGCAGAAGCTGCAGGACTTGGTGAACAG GACTCCCTGGAAGAAATGTTGTTTCTCTGGTGATGGGGAGTACATCTGTGCTGGATCAGCACGGCAGCACGCGCTCTACATGTGGgagaaaagcattggaaacttggtgAAGATTCTTCATGGCACCCGAGGAGAGCTGTTGTTGGATGTAGCA TGGCACCCTGTCCGACCGATCATAGCCTCGATATCCAGTGGAGTCGTGTCTATTTGGGCTCAGAACCAAGTG GAAAACTGGAGTGCATTCGCTCCAGACTTCAAAGAGTTAGACGAGAATGTTGAATACGAAGAGAGAGAATCTGAGTTTGATATTGAAGATGAAGATAAGAGCGAGCCTGAACAGACTG GTGGCGATGCGGCTGAGGATGAAGAGGTTGATGTCACATCCGTCGATCCTATTGCTGCTTTTTGTAGCAG TGATGAAGAGTTTGAAGACTGCAAAGCTCTCCTCTACCTCCCAATATCTCCAGAAGTGGAGGATCCTGAAGAGAATCCCTATGGACCACCTCCTGAAGCAGTGCAG ACCCCAGGAGCTGATGACCTGAACAATCCGGATAAGAAACGACAGGCGTCCACTGATGGGTCACAGCCGCCAAAGAAGAAACCCAAGATGACGACTATTGAGCTGCAAGGAGTTCCGTGTGATG AAGTTCACCCGTTGCTGGGTGTGAAGGGCGATGGCAAGTCGAAGAAAAAGCAAGCAGGCCGGCCAAAAGGAACGAAAG GAAATGCTGGTCCCTCATGCTGA
- the rbbp5 gene encoding retinoblastoma-binding protein 5 isoform X3, protein MNLELLESFGQNYPEEADGTLDCISMALTCTFNRWGTLLAVGCNDGRIVIWDFLTRGIAKIISAHIHPVCSLCWSRDGHKLVSASTDNIVSLWDVLSGDCDQRFRFPSPVLKVQFHPRDQNRVLVCPMKCAPVLLTLSDSKHVVLPVDDDSDLNVVASFDRRGEYIYTGNAKGKILVLKTDSQDLVASFRVTTGTSNTTAIKSIEFARKGSCFLINTADRIIRVYDGREILTCGRDGEPEPMQKLQDLVNRTPWKKCCFSGDGEYICAGSARQHALYMWEKSIGNLVKILHGTRGELLLDVAWHPVRPIIASISSGVVSIWAQNQVENWSAFAPDFKELDENVEYEERESEFDIEDEDKSEPEQTGGDAAEDEEVDVTSVDPIAAFCSSDEEFEDCKALLYLPISPEVEDPEENPYGPPPEAVQTPGADDLNNPDKKRQASTDGSQPPKKKPKMTTIELQGVPCDEVHPLLGVKGDGKSKKKQAGRPKGTKGGGVISDLL, encoded by the exons atgaaccTGGAGCTGCTGG AGTCCTTTGGACAGAACTACCCAGAG GAGGCGGATGGAACTCTGGACTGTATCAGCATGGCCCTCACCTGTACCTTTAACAGGTGGGGTACCTTGCTTGCTGTGGGGTGTAACGACGGTCGCATTGTCATTTGGGACTTCCTGACGAGGGGTATTGCCAAAATCATCAGCGCACACATCCATCCAGTTTGTTCATTATG TTGGAGTCGCGATGGGCACAAACTAGTCAGTGCGTCGACCGATAACATTGTGTCGCTGTGGGACGTTCTGTCTGGAGATTGTGACCAGAGGTTCCGATTTCCTTCACCAGTTCTCAAAGTGCAGTTCCATCCCAGAGATCA GAACAGGGTCCTTGTCTGCCCGATGAAATGTGCTCCAGTGTTATtaactctctctgactctaagcaCGTGGTTCTACCTGTAGATGATGATTCAGATCTTAATGTTGTGGCATCTTTTGACCGACGAGGAGAATATATTTACACAGGGAATGCCAAGGGAAAG ATCTTAGTTCTAAAGACTGATTCACAAGATCTGGTAGCCTCATTCAGAGTCACAACAGGCACTAGTAACACCACGGCGATCAAATCTATCGAATTTGCGAGGAAAGGGAG CTGCTTTCTAATAAACACAGCAGACAGAATCATCCGAGTATATGACGGTCGGGAGATCTTGACATGTGGGCGAGATGGGGAGCCCGAACCAATGCAGAAGCTGCAGGACTTGGTGAACAG GACTCCCTGGAAGAAATGTTGTTTCTCTGGTGATGGGGAGTACATCTGTGCTGGATCAGCACGGCAGCACGCGCTCTACATGTGGgagaaaagcattggaaacttggtgAAGATTCTTCATGGCACCCGAGGAGAGCTGTTGTTGGATGTAGCA TGGCACCCTGTCCGACCGATCATAGCCTCGATATCCAGTGGAGTCGTGTCTATTTGGGCTCAGAACCAAGTG GAAAACTGGAGTGCATTCGCTCCAGACTTCAAAGAGTTAGACGAGAATGTTGAATACGAAGAGAGAGAATCTGAGTTTGATATTGAAGATGAAGATAAGAGCGAGCCTGAACAGACTG GTGGCGATGCGGCTGAGGATGAAGAGGTTGATGTCACATCCGTCGATCCTATTGCTGCTTTTTGTAGCAG TGATGAAGAGTTTGAAGACTGCAAAGCTCTCCTCTACCTCCCAATATCTCCAGAAGTGGAGGATCCTGAAGAGAATCCCTATGGACCACCTCCTGAAGCAGTGCAG ACCCCAGGAGCTGATGACCTGAACAATCCGGATAAGAAACGACAGGCGTCCACTGATGGGTCACAGCCGCCAAAGAAGAAACCCAAGATGACGACTATTGAGCTGCAAGGAGTTCCGTGTGATG AAGTTCACCCGTTGCTGGGTGTGAAGGGCGATGGCAAGTCGAAGAAAAAGCAAGCAGGCCGGCCAAAAGGAACGAAAG GAGGAGGTGTTATTTCTGACCTGCTGTAA